A single genomic interval of Polyangium spumosum harbors:
- a CDS encoding response regulator transcription factor yields MTSKKKILIIEDEPHIVLGLTDALEFEGFSVVSAGTGNAGVSLARQEKPQAILLDLMLPDTNGFKVCEELRRWDAFIPIIILTARGQELDKIRGLDAGADDYVTKPFSVGELIARMRAIFRRTTRGPGDPTPEVFTIGQAKINMTTHTVARGSKSSPLSFYEVELLRLLYERVGQPVSREEILQKVWGVEGSPTNRTVDNFIVKLRKKIEKSPDKPQHILTVYGHGYKLAP; encoded by the coding sequence GTGACGTCGAAGAAGAAGATCCTGATCATCGAGGACGAGCCGCACATCGTCCTCGGCCTGACCGACGCGCTCGAGTTCGAGGGGTTCTCCGTCGTCTCGGCGGGCACGGGCAACGCCGGCGTGTCGCTCGCGCGGCAGGAGAAGCCGCAGGCGATCCTGCTCGACCTGATGTTACCCGACACGAACGGGTTCAAGGTCTGCGAGGAGCTGCGGCGGTGGGACGCGTTCATCCCGATCATCATCCTGACGGCGCGTGGCCAGGAGCTCGACAAGATCCGCGGCCTCGACGCGGGCGCCGACGACTACGTCACGAAGCCCTTCAGCGTGGGCGAGCTCATCGCCCGCATGCGCGCCATCTTCCGGCGCACGACGCGCGGGCCCGGGGATCCGACGCCCGAGGTCTTCACGATCGGTCAGGCCAAGATCAACATGACGACCCACACGGTCGCGCGCGGCTCGAAATCGAGCCCGCTCTCGTTCTACGAGGTCGAGCTCCTCCGCCTGCTCTACGAGCGCGTGGGCCAGCCCGTCTCGCGCGAGGAGATCCTGCAAAAGGTCTGGGGCGTCGAGGGCTCGCCCACGAACCGCACGGTCGACAACTTCATCGTCAAGCTGCGCAAGAAGATCGAGAAGTCCCCGGACAAACCGCAGCACATCCTGACGGTGTACGGACACGGTTACAAATTGGCGCCTTGA
- a CDS encoding class I SAM-dependent methyltransferase yields MSLGTPLTGAEAAVFDTSVIPRYLAYFGTSAVEMVIPYSPAAVADIGCRTGYVEPLLAEKLPGANIVGVDPSPEALTLARAKASALSGVNITLEQATGMPLPLPDASFTHGLLVHPVVSAQARYALLAELRRILVVGGQGLVALPVRGSFPEIYDMLREYALRQDLADFGKAVEVAAASRPTIESLSEELEKVGLGEVDVDVQLIGVAFNSGKEFLEDPIAQMVVFPDMRALLEADPKAVEAGFRYVGDAITKYWSEGNFELTVNIGVASGRRFE; encoded by the coding sequence GTGAGCCTCGGGACCCCGCTCACGGGGGCGGAGGCGGCGGTCTTCGACACGTCGGTCATCCCGCGGTACCTCGCGTATTTCGGCACGTCCGCGGTGGAGATGGTGATCCCGTATTCACCGGCGGCCGTGGCCGACATCGGCTGCCGCACGGGGTACGTCGAGCCCTTGCTCGCGGAGAAGCTGCCGGGCGCGAACATCGTCGGCGTCGACCCTTCGCCCGAGGCGCTCACGCTCGCGCGCGCGAAGGCCTCGGCGCTCTCGGGCGTGAACATCACCCTCGAGCAGGCGACGGGCATGCCTTTGCCGCTGCCGGACGCGAGCTTCACGCATGGCTTGCTCGTGCATCCGGTGGTGAGCGCGCAGGCGCGGTATGCGCTGCTCGCCGAGCTCCGGCGCATCCTCGTCGTGGGTGGTCAGGGCCTCGTGGCGCTGCCCGTGCGTGGCTCGTTCCCCGAGATCTACGACATGCTGCGCGAGTATGCTCTCCGGCAGGACCTCGCGGATTTCGGCAAGGCCGTGGAGGTCGCCGCGGCGAGCCGCCCGACGATCGAGTCGCTCTCGGAGGAGCTCGAGAAGGTCGGGCTCGGCGAGGTGGACGTCGACGTGCAGCTCATCGGCGTCGCGTTCAACAGCGGCAAGGAGTTCCTGGAGGATCCGATCGCGCAGATGGTCGTCTTCCCCGACATGCGCGCGCTGCTCGAAGCCGACCCCAAGGCCGTCGAGGCGGGCTTCCGCTACGTGGGCGACGCGATCACGAAGTACTGGTCCGAGGGCAACTTCGAGCTGACGGTCAACATCGGCGTCGCGAGCGGCCGGCGCTTCGAGTGA